Within the Nocardioides humi genome, the region CCGGTGACGGTGGGGTTCTCGCCGCACAGGGCGCAGTTGGGGTCCTTGCGGACCTTCAGCTTGCGCCACTCGAGCTCGAGGGCGTCGTAGATGACGAGCTTGCCGATGGCCGGCTCGCCGGCGCCGATGAGGAGCTTGATCGCCTCGTTGACCTGGATCGAGCCGATGGACGCGCACAGGACGCCGAGCACGCCGCCCTCGGCGCACGAGGGGACCATGCCCGGCGGCGGCGGCTCGGGGTAGAGGCAGCGGTAGCAGGGGGCGTCGTCGGCCATCGTGGGCGCGAAGACGGAGGCCTGGCCGTCGAAGCGGTAGATCGAGCCCCACACGTAGGGGATCCCGAGGAAGTACGCCGCGTCGTTGACCATGTAGCGGGTGGCGAAGTTGTCGGTGCCGTCGACGATCAGGTCGTAGCCTCGGAAGACGTCCATGACGTTGTCGTTGTCGAGGCGCTCCTCGTGGAGGATCACGTCGATCAACGGGTTGATCTCGTGGATCGACTCCTTGGCCGAGAGGCCCTTCGGCTTGCCGAGGTCGGACATGCCGTGGATGACCTGGCGCTGCAGGTTGGACTCGTCGACCTCGTCGAACTCGGCGATGCCGAGGGTGCCGACGCCCGCGGCGGCGAGGTAGAGCAGCGCCGGGCTGCCGAGGCCGCCCGCCCCGATGACGAGGACCTTGGCGTTCTTCAGGCGCTTCTGACCGTCCATCGCGACGTCGGGGATGATCAGGTGGCGGCTGTAGCGGCGGACCTCGTCGATGGTCAGCTCGGCGGCCGGCTCGACCAGCGCGGGAAAGCTCACGGCGTACTCCTCGGGTACTGCAGGGCGGATGGGGTGGTCCCGGGTCCAACGCTGCCGCCGGCCCGGGTGTTCCCTCGACCCTGCCATGGTCCCCGCCGCCGCCGAGGGGCGGACACCACGTCCCGCCATCCGGACCGCTGCTACCAACGAGTAGGCTCACCGGTGTGGTGACCGAGCAGTTCGACCTCGACGAGAACCGGCCGCGCGGCGTACGACTGCCGCGGCGCGAGCGACGCGCGCAGCTGCTCGCCGCCGCGCTCGAGGTCTTCGTGGCCCAGGGCTACCACGCGGCCGCGATGGACGACATCGCCGAGCGGGCCGGGGTGTCGAAGCCGGTGCTCTACCAGCACTTCCCCGGCAAGCTCGAGCTCTATCTCGCGATCCTCGACGCCGCGTGCGACTCGATCATCGCCAACTGCCGCCGCGCGCTGGAGTCGACCCAGGACAACAAGCAGCGCGTCGCCGCCGCGATCGACGCGTTCTACGCGTACGTCGGCCACGACACCGGCGCGTTCCGGCTGGTCTTCGAGTCCGACCTCACCAACGAGCCGGCCGTCCGCGGCCACGTCGACCGGGTGACGACCGAGTGCGCCGCGATGATCGCCGCCGTGATCGAGGACGACACCGCGCTGCCCGCGGCGGCGTCGCAGCTGCTCGCGGTCTCGCTGGTGGGAATGGCGCAGG harbors:
- a CDS encoding TetR/AcrR family transcriptional regulator, whose product is MVTEQFDLDENRPRGVRLPRRERRAQLLAAALEVFVAQGYHAAAMDDIAERAGVSKPVLYQHFPGKLELYLAILDAACDSIIANCRRALESTQDNKQRVAAAIDAFYAYVGHDTGAFRLVFESDLTNEPAVRGHVDRVTTECAAMIAAVIEDDTALPAAASQLLAVSLVGMAQVSARFWLTETDGAMAELSRDEATGLVAGLAWRGIRGYPKTDEH
- the moeZ gene encoding adenylyltransferase/sulfurtransferase MoeZ, whose protein sequence is MSFPALVEPAAELTIDEVRRYSRHLIIPDVAMDGQKRLKNAKVLVIGAGGLGSPALLYLAAAGVGTLGIAEFDEVDESNLQRQVIHGMSDLGKPKGLSAKESIHEINPLIDVILHEERLDNDNVMDVFRGYDLIVDGTDNFATRYMVNDAAYFLGIPYVWGSIYRFDGQASVFAPTMADDAPCYRCLYPEPPPPGMVPSCAEGGVLGVLCASIGSIQVNEAIKLLIGAGEPAIGKLVIYDALELEWRKLKVRKDPNCALCGENPTVTGLIDYDAFCGAISEEAADAAVDATITVTQLEHMLKERAEGSRDFVLVDVREPAEAEINHIPGAVLIPKGEFLNGNALGQLPSVDSGKQVVLHCKSGVRSAECLAVLKGAGYDDAVHVGGGVVAWVNQIDPSQPSY